From Nonomuraea helvata, a single genomic window includes:
- a CDS encoding HAD family phosphatase, producing the protein MTGPTGSAPAATAVLAGVVAGRRVWLCDLDGTLVDSFPAHEAAFRQAIAEVVPAALPSFRYADHAGASTAEVAALLTGDREVAGRLARRKQELYRRFVEQGRVRPFPGARRLLDRLTGGGRVAYLVTSGSRGSVERVLTGSALGACFRDVLTADDVPVSKPDPEFYRLACRRWHVDPAEAVVLEDSPHGVASAVGAGLATLHVHTAEPAPGAVAVRGLDDIVSLLEMT; encoded by the coding sequence ATGACCGGCCCCACGGGTTCCGCTCCCGCCGCCACGGCGGTGCTGGCGGGGGTGGTCGCCGGGCGGCGGGTGTGGTTGTGCGATCTCGACGGGACGCTCGTGGACTCGTTCCCCGCGCACGAGGCCGCCTTCAGGCAGGCCATCGCCGAGGTCGTCCCGGCCGCCCTCCCGTCCTTCCGGTACGCCGACCACGCGGGCGCGAGCACCGCCGAGGTGGCCGCGCTGCTGACCGGGGACCGCGAGGTGGCCGGGCGGCTGGCGCGGCGCAAGCAGGAGCTCTACCGGCGGTTCGTCGAGCAGGGCCGGGTCCGGCCGTTCCCCGGGGCGCGCCGGCTGCTCGACCGGCTGACCGGCGGCGGGCGGGTGGCGTACCTGGTCACCAGTGGCAGCCGCGGGTCGGTGGAGCGGGTGCTGACGGGCTCGGCGCTGGGGGCGTGCTTCCGTGACGTGCTCACCGCCGACGACGTGCCGGTGAGCAAGCCGGACCCCGAGTTCTACCGCCTGGCCTGCCGCCGCTGGCACGTCGATCCCGCCGAGGCCGTCGTGCTGGAGGACTCCCCGCACGGGGTGGCCTCCGCCGTCGGCGCCGGGCTGGCGACGCTGCACGTTCACACCGCCGAGCCCGCCCCCGGCGCGGTCGCGGTGCGCGGGCTGGACGACATCGTGTCCCTGTTGGAGATGACGTGA
- a CDS encoding glycosyltransferase family 2 protein yields the protein MPNAPAAPPLIDISVAAPAYNEAENIAAAVTEWRQYLERHPAIGAWEIVVCDDGSGDATGKILEELREDCPGLVIVTFGRNRGAGAAIAAAIARTRMDWVVLLDSDGQFPIANLDRFIGRIQAGAGLAFSGARIRKADSLPYRWGSAASGAVSNLLQRTHYRDFNSIFKVVYGPLFRALPLESAGMNCSTEITARVSELGHAWVELPIEHRARGGGRRGWRFWRGARDRALFVGYLGLRHWLLRRGVLRVPVLDEEVR from the coding sequence TTGCCGAACGCGCCTGCCGCGCCGCCCCTGATCGACATCTCGGTGGCGGCGCCCGCGTACAACGAGGCGGAGAACATCGCGGCCGCGGTGACGGAATGGCGGCAGTACCTGGAGCGCCACCCGGCGATCGGCGCTTGGGAGATCGTCGTCTGTGACGACGGCAGCGGCGACGCGACCGGGAAGATCCTGGAGGAGCTGCGAGAGGACTGCCCGGGGCTCGTCATCGTCACGTTCGGGCGTAACCGCGGCGCGGGGGCCGCCATCGCCGCCGCGATCGCGCGTACCCGGATGGACTGGGTCGTGCTGCTGGACTCCGACGGGCAGTTCCCGATCGCCAACCTGGACCGGTTCATCGGGCGCATCCAGGCGGGTGCGGGGCTCGCGTTCTCGGGCGCCCGGATCAGGAAGGCCGACAGCCTGCCGTACCGGTGGGGGTCGGCGGCCAGCGGCGCGGTCAGCAACCTGCTGCAGCGCACCCACTACCGCGACTTCAACTCGATCTTCAAGGTGGTGTACGGGCCGCTGTTCCGCGCGCTGCCGCTGGAGTCGGCCGGGATGAACTGCTCGACCGAGATCACGGCCCGCGTCTCCGAGCTGGGACACGCCTGGGTGGAGCTGCCGATCGAGCATCGCGCACGGGGCGGCGGCCGCCGGGGCTGGCGGTTCTGGCGGGGAGCGCGCGACCGGGCCCTGTTCGTGGGCTACCTCGGGCTGCGCCACTGGCTGCTGCGCCGCGGTGTGCTCCGCGTCCCGGTGCTCGACGAGGAGGTCCGGTGA
- a CDS encoding NTP transferase domain-containing protein, translating to MSICAVIPAAGRGTRLGQGIPKIMIEVAEGVTVWHLLLRRLRPWTEHVHVVVSPDGAGPFRELAAAEIGAGTVSVSVQERPTGMGDAIFGAAGHWAAYETILVVWGDQANLSPDTVREVVAAHPGKGLTLPLVPMAEPYVEYELSGGELVRVRQSREGDECRPGGLSDVGVFCLATEGLRAAWERYAAEAAQGAATGEVNFLPFLPHLSRIGGLPVTVVPVADPDEARGINTADDLAFARQAYQRCRS from the coding sequence GTGAGTATTTGTGCGGTGATACCGGCCGCAGGGCGTGGCACCAGGCTGGGCCAGGGCATCCCGAAGATCATGATCGAGGTGGCTGAGGGTGTCACCGTGTGGCACCTGCTGCTGCGGCGGCTGCGGCCGTGGACCGAGCACGTCCACGTCGTCGTCTCCCCCGACGGCGCGGGCCCGTTCCGCGAGCTCGCGGCCGCGGAGATCGGCGCGGGCACGGTGTCGGTGAGCGTGCAGGAGCGGCCGACCGGCATGGGGGACGCGATCTTCGGGGCCGCGGGGCACTGGGCGGCGTACGAGACGATCCTGGTGGTCTGGGGCGACCAGGCGAACCTGTCCCCCGACACCGTGCGCGAGGTCGTCGCCGCCCACCCGGGCAAGGGGCTGACCCTGCCGCTGGTGCCGATGGCCGAGCCGTACGTGGAGTACGAGCTGTCCGGCGGCGAGCTCGTACGTGTGCGGCAGTCCCGCGAGGGCGACGAGTGCCGCCCGGGCGGGCTCAGCGACGTCGGGGTGTTCTGCCTTGCCACCGAGGGGCTGCGGGCGGCATGGGAGCGGTACGCGGCGGAGGCGGCGCAGGGCGCGGCCACCGGCGAGGTGAACTTCCTGCCCTTCCTGCCGCACCTGTCGCGGATTGGGGGCCTGCCGGTGACCGTGGTGCCGGTGGCCGACCCGGACGAGGCGCGCGGCATCAACACCGCGGACGACCTGGCGTTCGCCCGGCAGGCGTACCAGCGGTGCAGGTCCTGA
- a CDS encoding 2-phospho-L-lactate transferase CofD family protein — MRVSMFSGGRGAAGIARALLRRPGLELSLLINGYDNGLSTGALRRYLPGMLGPSDFRKNLLLHLDRGDPRRELLERRLAPGTTAADLGRLIDGPLDYRITRELRVFAGRLRAEPDGLDLADCALGNLVFAGAYLRLSEDFNAAVRTCAQTFGSPARLLNVTAGENAFLVALKEDGRLLADEADIVAPQDAAAITGLFLLREPLTAAARAELAGRPPERVRELLARRAARVSPGPEALEALRDADLIVYGPGTPHSSLLPSYLTPGVAEAIAESRAAARVFVVNIGGDHDIQGLTATDLVDRTLAYLGDPGNERRTITHVLGHHGASGGPAVPRAVVDRGCWAGARWISVDLEDADRPGTHSGPRTADALQAVLGEIPLARAG, encoded by the coding sequence GTGAGGGTCTCCATGTTCAGCGGCGGGCGGGGCGCGGCCGGGATCGCCCGCGCCCTGCTGCGCCGGCCGGGGCTGGAGCTGTCCCTGCTGATCAACGGGTACGACAACGGGCTGTCCACCGGCGCGCTGCGCCGCTACCTGCCGGGCATGCTCGGCCCGTCCGACTTCCGCAAGAACCTCCTGCTCCACCTCGACCGCGGCGATCCCCGCCGGGAGCTGCTCGAACGCCGGCTCGCGCCGGGCACCACGGCCGCGGACCTGGGGCGGCTGATCGACGGGCCGCTGGACTACCGGATCACGCGCGAGCTGCGGGTCTTCGCCGGGCGGCTCCGCGCCGAGCCGGACGGGCTCGACCTGGCCGACTGCGCACTCGGCAACCTCGTGTTCGCCGGGGCGTACCTGCGGCTGAGCGAGGACTTCAACGCGGCGGTACGGACGTGCGCGCAGACGTTCGGCTCTCCGGCGAGGCTGCTCAACGTGACGGCCGGCGAGAACGCGTTCCTGGTCGCGCTCAAGGAGGACGGGCGGCTGCTGGCCGACGAGGCGGACATCGTCGCGCCGCAGGACGCGGCGGCCATCACGGGGCTGTTCCTGCTGCGGGAGCCGCTGACGGCCGCCGCACGCGCCGAGCTGGCGGGGCGGCCCCCGGAGCGGGTGCGCGAGCTGCTCGCCCGGCGCGCGGCCCGCGTCTCACCCGGCCCGGAGGCGCTGGAGGCGCTCCGGGACGCCGACCTCATCGTGTACGGCCCCGGCACGCCGCACTCGTCGCTGCTGCCCAGCTACCTGACGCCGGGGGTGGCCGAGGCGATCGCGGAGAGCCGGGCCGCGGCCAGGGTGTTCGTGGTCAACATCGGGGGCGACCACGACATCCAGGGGCTGACGGCGACCGATCTGGTGGATCGCACGCTGGCGTACCTGGGCGACCCGGGCAACGAGCGGCGGACGATCACGCACGTCCTCGGCCATCACGGCGCCTCCGGCGGGCCCGCGGTGCCGCGCGCGGTCGTCGACCGGGGGTGCTGGGCGGGGGCGCGCTGGATCAGCGTGGACCTGGAGGACGCCGACCGTCCCGGCACGCACAGCGGCCCGCGCACCGCCGACGCGCTCCAGGCCGTGCTCGGCGAGATCCCCCTGGCACGGGCCGGATGA